The Streptomyces cyanogenus DNA segment GCGGCCAGCTGCCGGAGCGAGACGTCGACGCCTACGGCGCGCATGCCGATCGCGGCCAGGTGCGCGGCGTTGCCGCCCTTGCCGCAGCCGAGGTCCAGCACGCGGGCGCCGGCCGCGACGTCCAGCAGTTCGGCGCCGGGTCCGTGGTCCTCGTACTGGGTCCAGTTGAACCAGGTTGTCTCGCCGCGGGCGTTCACCGGTCGGCGCTCGGGCCGCTGCCGCGCGTAGGTGTCCCAGGCGATCGCGGTGTCTGTCACGTGGTGCTCCGCTCATAGGGCCAGCCGCCCGGCTGTGACGCCGAACGGCTGGAGTCTTGCACGATGGGCGCGCTACTGCTTGCCGCTGTTGGGACTGTCGGTGCACCCGGCGTGGCACTGGCTGCAGTCGGCCATGTCCGGCCACAGCTCCTCATCGACGGCGTACCCGGCGGCCGTGATGGCGGCGAGGGTGCGCTTGCGAGTGGCCTGCGCGCCGCCCGGCATCTCGTCGTCCTCGGCGGTCGGGACGTGGTGGACCAAGCGGCCTACGACCTGTTCGCAGAAGCGGACGTAGTCGACGGTGTGCAGGATGAACGCGTGCCAGCCGTAGTCGACCAGCTTGCTCGGGGCGAGGGACTGGCCGGGCTGCTGGCCGGATGCGGCGATGAACGCGGCGGCCTGGCCGACGATGCGGCGGGCGGTCGCCTCGGTGATCTCCGGGTGGTCGGCGGTGATGCGGCGCGCGAGCCGGTCGGTCACCTCAGGGTCGACCAGGGTGATCGGGTCGGTGGTGCCCACGGGGCGCTCTAACGTGGTGGTCACGTGATTCCTCCGGTTGTGGACGGCCTCCGGTGGGAGGCGGTGGAACCCGCCCGCCCGGCTTGCTCACGGGAGCAGGCGCGGGCACGGCGGGAGTTGTAGGGGTCCGCCGCCGGTTCAAGGGCGTT contains these protein-coding regions:
- a CDS encoding glycine-rich domain-containing protein encodes the protein MTTTLERPVGTTDPITLVDPEVTDRLARRITADHPEITEATARRIVGQAAAFIAASGQQPGQSLAPSKLVDYGWHAFILHTVDYVRFCEQVVGRLVHHVPTAEDDEMPGGAQATRKRTLAAITAAGYAVDEELWPDMADCSQCHAGCTDSPNSGKQ